Proteins from one Cicer arietinum cultivar CDC Frontier isolate Library 1 chromosome 3, Cicar.CDCFrontier_v2.0, whole genome shotgun sequence genomic window:
- the LOC101502822 gene encoding uncharacterized protein isoform X1, producing MQLDQTTDTTTLSYWLNWRAFVCVVSVLLSMVLASYTIWKHESSRNLTFGKGENQQDRTLCGDEAWKPCLKDIHPVCLLAFRVISFSSLLASLIAKIHVSAGLTYYYYTQWTFTLVTIYFGCASMLSVYGCYMYRNSTDTTFNDNISRIDAEQGPYMPLLHQDVTNESRTEHLADPQINIPKNQIAPVWSYIFQILFQISAGAVMLTDCVYWIIIFPFLTLRDYDLNFMTVNLHTLNLVLLFGDAALNCLRIHWSGMSFFVLWTGVYVIVQWIIHACVSIWWPYPFLDLSSPYAPLWYLLLAFMHIPCYGFFMLILEIKHHVLSKWFPSSCQC from the exons ATGCAATTGGACCAGACAACCGATACAACCACCCTCAGTTATTGGTTAAATTGGAGGGCCTTTGTATGTGTAGTTTCTGTTTTGCTGTCTATGGTTCTTGCGTCTTATACAATATGGAAGCACGAAAGTTCAAGGAACCTCACATTTGGCAAAGGAGAAAACCAGCAAGACAGGACTTTGTGTGGCGATGAAGCATGGAAGCCATGCCTCAAGGACATTCACCCTGTTTGCTTGCTAGCTTTTCGAGTTATTTCATTCTCTTCTCTTTTGGCATCATTAATTGCCAAAATCCATGTCAGTGCTGGCCTAACATATTACTATTACACTCA GTGGACCTTCACTCTGGTTACAATTTATTTTGGG TGTGCCTCTATGCTATCAGTGTATGGGTGTTATATGTATAGAAATTCAACAGACACCACCTTTAATGATAATATTTCTAGAATAGATGCAGAGCAAGGTCCATATATGCCTCTCTTACACCAGGATGTCACAAATGAATCTAGAACGGAACACTTAGCTGATCCTCAAATTAACATACCGAAGAATCAAATCGCACCAGTTTGGAGttacatttttcaaattttattccAG ATTAGCGCAGGAGCAGTCATGCTTACGGATTGTGTTTATTGGATCATTATTTTTCCATTTCTCACCCTGAGAGATTATGATTTAAACTTT ATGACAGTGAACTTGCATACCCTAAATTTAGTTTTGCTCTTTGGTGATGCAGCTTTAAATTGCCTG CGAATACACTGGTCTGGGATGTCTTTCTTTGTCTTATGGACAGGTGTTTATGTCATTGTTCAGTGGATAATTCATGCTTGCGTCTCGATTTG GTGGCCTTACCCTTTTCTTGATTTGTCATCGCCATATGCACCATTGTG GTATTTGTTGCTGGCATTTATGCACATTCCATGTTATGGCTTCTTTATGCTGATTCTAGAAATAAAACACCATGTCTTGTCAAAATGGTTCCCATCCTCTTGTCAATGCTAA
- the LOC101502822 gene encoding uncharacterized protein isoform X2 produces the protein MEAMPQGHSPCLLASFSSYFILFSFGIINCQNPCQCWPNILLLHSVDLHSGYNLFWDAEQGPYMPLLHQDVTNESRTEHLADPQINIPKNQIAPVWSYIFQILFQISAGAVMLTDCVYWIIIFPFLTLRDYDLNFMTVNLHTLNLVLLFGDAALNCLRIHWSGMSFFVLWTGVYVIVQWIIHACVSIWWPYPFLDLSSPYAPLWYLLLAFMHIPCYGFFMLILEIKHHVLSKWFPSSCQC, from the exons ATGGAAGCCATGCCTCAAGGACATTCACCCTGTTTGCTTGCTAGCTTTTCGAGTTATTTCATTCTCTTCTCTTTTGGCATCATTAATTGCCAAAATCCATGTCAGTGCTGGCCTAACATATTACTATTACACTCA GTGGACCTTCACTCTGGTTACAATTTATTTTGGG ATGCAGAGCAAGGTCCATATATGCCTCTCTTACACCAGGATGTCACAAATGAATCTAGAACGGAACACTTAGCTGATCCTCAAATTAACATACCGAAGAATCAAATCGCACCAGTTTGGAGttacatttttcaaattttattccAG ATTAGCGCAGGAGCAGTCATGCTTACGGATTGTGTTTATTGGATCATTATTTTTCCATTTCTCACCCTGAGAGATTATGATTTAAACTTT ATGACAGTGAACTTGCATACCCTAAATTTAGTTTTGCTCTTTGGTGATGCAGCTTTAAATTGCCTG CGAATACACTGGTCTGGGATGTCTTTCTTTGTCTTATGGACAGGTGTTTATGTCATTGTTCAGTGGATAATTCATGCTTGCGTCTCGATTTG GTGGCCTTACCCTTTTCTTGATTTGTCATCGCCATATGCACCATTGTG GTATTTGTTGCTGGCATTTATGCACATTCCATGTTATGGCTTCTTTATGCTGATTCTAGAAATAAAACACCATGTCTTGTCAAAATGGTTCCCATCCTCTTGTCAATGCTAA